Genomic window (Dolosigranulum savutiense):
TCACTACCAACCGCAATTGAAATATTAATATCCTTGTGATAGATAATATGACCATCATCCCAAGATGTATTCATAATCGGATGCTTCTTAATCGCTTGAGTGACTGCTTTTACGAAGAATGGGAAGAAAGATAACTTCACGTTCTCTGTTTGGTTGAATGACTCTTTTACTTGATTCCTAAGCTCAACAATATTGGAGACATCCACTTCTACCATCATCCAGGCGTGTGGGATTTCGTTGACACTTTGCGTCATTTTCTTCGCAATTGCTTTTCGGACTGGATCGGCTTTGACCACTTTTGATCCCTCATTGGCTTGTGGCACTGACTTCGATTGGGCTGCTTGAGACTGACTAGAATCGCTTGCTTGAAAAGCAGATGAGTCTTCTGTTGTTTGGCCGACTTGTTCCGATACTTGCTCACTTGGAGTCGGTTGTTCTTCTTGAGCTGATGGAGTGGATGGGGGTGATTGAACCGTTTCATCAGTTGTACTTTGCAAGTCTTCGGCACTGATTGCTTCGACATCACGACGCGTAATGCGACCGTGGCGACCACTGCCTTCTACTTGGGCTAAATCCAATCCTTTTTCATGAGCAATACGGCGAACAGCTGGTGAATAGCGCTTGCCGGATGCATCAGTTTTTTGTTCATTCAAGTCAGTGCGCGTGGTTTCATTACTAGAATCAGTTGGCGTAGTTGCTTTTGCTTCTTTATCTGAGGAGTGTTCTGTCACTTCTTCTGTTGTTTCCTCTGTAGCTTCACTGCTTGCTGTATCAACTTTTAAGATTGGCGTACCGATCTCCACTTCCACATCCGTCTCAATCAAAATTTCCTTAATCGTACCTGTGAAGTCGGATGGAATTTCAGTGGTTACTTTATCACTCACCGCTTCAGCAATCGGATCAAATCGCTCAACTTGATCTCCTACACTAACCAACCATTGTGATATAGAGGCTTCCGTGACACTTTCACCTAAGTGGGGCATATTGAATGTTTCGATACTCATTATAATCCTCCTCCCTTAAAATTCGGCTAAGTCGCGCATAGCTTCAGTCACTTGTTCTTCATTAACAATAAATTCTCGCTCCATATTAATCGCAAATGGCATTGACGGACAATCCGGACCAGCTAATCGCTTCACTGGTGCATCAAGATAGAAGAGTGCTTCTTCGGAAATAATAGCTGAGATTTCACTCATAATCGATCCTTCTTTATTATCTTCCGTTACCAGTAACACTTTTCCTGTTTTCTTCGCAGCTTCCACTAAGGTTTCTTTATCAAGTGGGTAAAGACTTCTTACATCAACTACTTCGGCACTGATTCCGTCTTTCGCTAAGGTTTCGGCTGCTGCTAAGGCGTGCTGAAGCATCATTCCATACGCAATAACGGTAATATCCTCTCCTTCACGAACAACTTGTGCTTTATCTAGCGGTACAGTGTAATCTTCTTCCGGAATATCGTCTTTAAGTAGACGGTATAACTTTTTATGTTCATAGAAGAGAACGGGATCATCACTACGAATAGCGGCTTTCAGTAATCCTTTGGCATCATAGGCTGAACTCGGGGTCACAATACGTAAACCCGGATGGCCACTGAGCACTTTTTCGGTCGATTGGGAGTGATACAGTCCTCCGCGGATGCCTCCTCCATATGGGGCACGAAAAACAATCGGAGTTGTCCAGTCACTCTTAGTTCGCCAACGCATCGTTTTACTTTCAGATAGAATTTGGTTTACTGCGGGTAAGATATAATCCGCAAATTGAAACTCACCAATCGCACGGTATCCCACTAATCCTAAGCCATTAGCAAGTCCTGCAATTAACCCTTCTGTCAGCGGTGTGTTGAAGCATCGATGATCGCCAAATTCAGCAGCTAATTCTTTCGTCGCCCCAAAGACTCCCCCTTTATCTCCACCAACATCTTCTCCAAATATGACTACTTTTTCATCCGCCGCCATCTCTTCACGAATAGCTTGATTAATGGCTTGTATATAATTCATTTCAGTCATGATTATCTCTCCTTTAACCTTGTGCCCAGACGTGATCCATCATCTCGTCGATGGCTGGCTCATCCATAGCTTCTGCTTCATCAGTCGCACGATCAATCTCTTCTTTCACTTCTTCATCTAATTGTTTAAGTTCTTCTCTAGTAGCGATCCCCTCATCAATCAATTGCTCTTGCATAAGAAGCAAGCTATCTGCTTCTTTCATTTGCTGGATATCTTCTTCCGAGCGATAGACAGTATGGTCATCATCAGCTGAGTGAGACGTCAAGCGCTCAACCATTAGCTCAATTAAAGCCGGGCCTTCCCCATCTCTTGCTGCTTTCACATACTTTTTAAAGGTTAGATAGACTTCGGTAAAGTCTGAACCATCGATTCGTTCTCCTGGCATTCCAAAAGCTGGGCCTCTCATCCCAAGCGTTTCACTCGCAAATTGCTCTTCATTACTAACCGAAATCGCATATCCATTATTCTCGACCACAAAAATGAGTGGTAATTTTTTGATTCCCGCAAAATTCATAGACTCAGCACATTCTCCTTGGTTGAAAGAGCCATCACCAGTTGTAACTAAGGTAACATAATCATCTCCACTCAGTTGGGCGCCCAGTGCAACACCTGTAGAGAGGGTATATTGGGTAGAAACCACAGATGAATGGCTAACAATGCGATGTGCTTTACTCCCATAATGGTTTGGCATTTGGCGACCATGTGAGGAAGGATCTGCTTCTTTGGCAAATGTTCCGAGCAACATATCTTTGGGACTCATTCCCCAGACAAGACACGCTGTCATATCCCGATAATATGGTAAGAAATAATCTTTATCATTTGTATCAAAAGCAAGAGCCATCGCAACCTGAGCGACTTCTGCTCCCTGTCCAGAAATATTGAATGATGATTTTCCGATACGTGTTAATTGCCACATCCGTTCATCTAAACGGCGACCCGTCAAGACATAACGGTACGCTTGTAAGAGCTGTTCATTGCTTAATCCTGATTCCTTTAATGCCTTCATAATTGAACTCCCTTTCTTCCGTAATCGTCTGCTTATTTGTGAATAGCGTTCCCTTCTGTATCCATCGCAGCTTCGGCAATCGCTTCCGAAATAGTTGGATGGGGATGAATCGCTTCGCCGATCTCCATAGTAGCGGCTTGCATATAAAGCGCAGTGGAGGCTTCGGCAATCAAATCGGTTGCGTGTGGCCCTATAATCGAGACACCGACTAAATCATCTGTCTCCGTATCGGTTAATACTTCTACTAACCCACCGTCTGCTTCTCCTTCAATTAATGCTTTCCCGTTTCCTTTTAAGTAGAATACACCTG
Coding sequences:
- a CDS encoding dihydrolipoamide acetyltransferase family protein; amino-acid sequence: MSIETFNMPHLGESVTEASISQWLVSVGDQVERFDPIAEAVSDKVTTEIPSDFTGTIKEILIETDVEVEIGTPILKVDTASSEATEETTEEVTEHSSDKEAKATTPTDSSNETTRTDLNEQKTDASGKRYSPAVRRIAHEKGLDLAQVEGSGRHGRITRRDVEAISAEDLQSTTDETVQSPPSTPSAQEEQPTPSEQVSEQVGQTTEDSSAFQASDSSQSQAAQSKSVPQANEGSKVVKADPVRKAIAKKMTQSVNEIPHAWMMVEVDVSNIVELRNQVKESFNQTENVKLSFFPFFVKAVTQAIKKHPIMNTSWDDGHIIYHKDINISIAVGSEEGLFVPVIKQADNYSISGLAKEIDRLASGARAGTLSNDDMQGGTMTVNNTGVFGSTQSMGIINHPQAAILQVEKIQKKVVPTDDGGFRFAHMVNLCLSMDHRILDGLAAGQFLADVKQNLSHFQRETDIY
- a CDS encoding thiamine pyrophosphate-dependent dehydrogenase E1 component subunit alpha, encoding MKALKESGLSNEQLLQAYRYVLTGRRLDERMWQLTRIGKSSFNISGQGAEVAQVAMALAFDTNDKDYFLPYYRDMTACLVWGMSPKDMLLGTFAKEADPSSHGRQMPNHYGSKAHRIVSHSSVVSTQYTLSTGVALGAQLSGDDYVTLVTTGDGSFNQGECAESMNFAGIKKLPLIFVVENNGYAISVSNEEQFASETLGMRGPAFGMPGERIDGSDFTEVYLTFKKYVKAARDGEGPALIELMVERLTSHSADDDHTVYRSEEDIQQMKEADSLLLMQEQLIDEGIATREELKQLDEEVKEEIDRATDEAEAMDEPAIDEMMDHVWAQG
- a CDS encoding alpha-ketoacid dehydrogenase subunit beta, which gives rise to MTEMNYIQAINQAIREEMAADEKVVIFGEDVGGDKGGVFGATKELAAEFGDHRCFNTPLTEGLIAGLANGLGLVGYRAIGEFQFADYILPAVNQILSESKTMRWRTKSDWTTPIVFRAPYGGGIRGGLYHSQSTEKVLSGHPGLRIVTPSSAYDAKGLLKAAIRSDDPVLFYEHKKLYRLLKDDIPEEDYTVPLDKAQVVREGEDITVIAYGMMLQHALAAAETLAKDGISAEVVDVRSLYPLDKETLVEAAKKTGKVLLVTEDNKEGSIMSEISAIISEEALFYLDAPVKRLAGPDCPSMPFAINMEREFIVNEEQVTEAMRDLAEF